The following proteins come from a genomic window of Fulvitalea axinellae:
- a CDS encoding thioredoxin family protein — protein sequence MALTPSNMMPLGTEAPAFSLPDTVSGNVLTLDELASDKATVVMFICNHCPFVKNINEELVRVATRFGKRGVSFVAISANDAENYPEDAPDKMRQSAEDNKYPFPYLYDEDQSVAKAYDAACTPDFYVFDGDKKCVYRGRFDESTPGNSLPVTGNDLKVALEAVLEGKPVEGEQLPSMGCNIKWK from the coding sequence ATGGCTTTAACACCATCGAATATGATGCCGTTGGGCACGGAGGCCCCGGCTTTTTCGCTTCCGGATACCGTATCGGGAAATGTGCTGACTTTGGATGAACTGGCTTCCGACAAAGCTACCGTGGTGATGTTTATCTGTAACCATTGCCCGTTTGTGAAGAATATTAACGAGGAGTTGGTACGCGTGGCTACCCGTTTCGGAAAAAGGGGAGTGTCGTTTGTCGCCATTAGCGCCAACGACGCTGAGAATTACCCTGAAGACGCTCCCGACAAGATGCGCCAAAGTGCGGAAGACAACAAGTACCCGTTCCCTTACTTGTACGACGAGGACCAATCGGTGGCCAAAGCCTACGATGCCGCCTGCACGCCGGATTTCTACGTTTTTGACGGAGACAAGAAATGCGTTTACCGCGGTCGTTTTGACGAATCTACGCCGGGTAACTCATTGCCTGTTACTGGCAATGACCTTAAAGTTGCGTTGGAGGCTGTACTGGAAGGCAAGCCTGTGGAAGGCGAACAACTTCCGAGTATGGGCTGTAATATAAAGTGGAAATAA
- a CDS encoding DoxX family protein — MKAFKIIFWISTLALSALMLFSAYMYFTDYEMVAKLFVKFGYPSAIVYPLAVAKILGVVAVISRKSNLLKNLAYLGFFIDLVLAIIAHVQVQDGQQSGAIMGLVLVLVSYFSERKAFAKA, encoded by the coding sequence ATGAAAGCTTTTAAAATCATTTTCTGGATATCTACCCTGGCGCTGTCTGCCCTGATGCTGTTCTCGGCCTATATGTATTTCACGGATTACGAAATGGTGGCAAAATTATTCGTCAAGTTCGGCTACCCTTCGGCCATTGTTTATCCGTTGGCGGTGGCTAAGATACTGGGTGTTGTGGCTGTCATTAGCCGTAAATCCAACTTGCTGAAAAACCTTGCCTATTTAGGATTTTTTATTGATTTGGTGTTGGCTATCATCGCTCATGTGCAAGTACAGGATGGACAACAGTCGGGAGCTATTATGGGCTTGGTGTTAGTCTTGGTTTCTTATTTCTCGGAAAGAAAAGCCTTTGCGAAGGCATAA
- a CDS encoding sugar phosphate isomerase/epimerase family protein, which yields MKSERRSFIKKLGMFAGLAALPNVGRSEKTADGKWFDISLAQWSVRKSIWAKTYSNLDFPERASKDYGINAVEYVTGFFESADPKYINKLKGRAADNGVRNLLIMVDGEGGLANTNGGERKKAVENHYKWIDAAKTLGCHSIRVNAYGKGSAEDVGSAAVDGLSSLSEYASQAGINVIVENHGGYSSNGEWLAGVMQKVNRRNVGTLPDFGNFRIGGGQTYDRYKGVAELMPYAKGVSAKSYDFDSLGRETKMDYYRLMKIVKDAGYRGHVGIEYEGKRLGEKEGILATKWLLEQCRGLLM from the coding sequence ATGAAATCAGAAAGAAGATCTTTTATAAAGAAATTGGGCATGTTCGCCGGGTTGGCGGCGCTTCCCAATGTAGGACGCAGTGAGAAAACCGCCGATGGTAAGTGGTTTGACATCTCATTGGCTCAATGGTCGGTGCGCAAGTCTATTTGGGCGAAAACATACAGCAATCTGGATTTTCCCGAAAGAGCGTCGAAAGACTACGGCATCAACGCCGTGGAATATGTGACCGGATTTTTCGAGTCGGCCGACCCTAAGTACATCAACAAGCTGAAAGGCCGGGCGGCCGACAACGGCGTTCGTAACCTGCTGATAATGGTGGACGGCGAAGGCGGTTTGGCCAATACGAACGGTGGCGAGCGTAAAAAAGCCGTGGAAAACCACTATAAGTGGATCGACGCGGCCAAGACTTTGGGTTGCCACTCCATCCGCGTAAACGCTTATGGCAAAGGAAGCGCCGAAGACGTGGGATCGGCTGCGGTGGACGGGCTTTCGTCATTGTCGGAATACGCTTCGCAAGCGGGAATAAACGTGATAGTGGAGAACCATGGCGGTTATTCCTCAAACGGCGAATGGCTGGCTGGCGTAATGCAGAAGGTGAATCGCCGTAATGTGGGCACTTTGCCCGATTTCGGCAATTTCCGCATTGGCGGTGGACAAACTTATGACCGCTACAAGGGCGTGGCCGAACTGATGCCTTATGCCAAAGGCGTGAGTGCCAAGAGTTACGATTTCGACTCTTTGGGAAGAGAGACGAAAATGGATTATTACCGTTTGATGAAAATCGTCAAAGACGCCGGCTATCGCGGACACGTAGGTATTGAGTACGAAGGAAAAAGGTTGGGTGAAAAAGAAGGCATCCTGGCCACCAAATGGCTTTTGGAACAGTGCCGTGGGCTTTTGATGTAA
- a CDS encoding DUF1080 domain-containing protein — protein sequence MRRLSIFLAIAAAFTFGSCGSKNTKTMEASMNALSEAEAEQGWELLFDGKTTAGWRGHNKDKFPEKGWVIDNGTLHCIGSGHGEAGGGGDIIFDKKFDNFELSLEWKLQKGGNSGIFYLAREDEGQPIWKSAPEMQVLDPGHIDWNLGTDGNRRAGSLYDLISAQPQNMKSGDWNKVKITVFKGTVVHNMNGKNVLEYHLWTEDWKNMVLNSKFKSYDTFLNVAKSGYIGLQDHGDDVWYRNIKIRKM from the coding sequence ATGAGAAGATTATCGATATTTTTGGCCATTGCCGCAGCTTTCACTTTTGGCTCTTGCGGCTCGAAAAACACTAAGACAATGGAAGCGAGTATGAACGCCCTTTCCGAGGCCGAAGCCGAGCAAGGATGGGAATTGCTGTTTGACGGCAAGACCACTGCCGGATGGCGCGGACACAACAAGGACAAGTTTCCTGAAAAAGGTTGGGTGATCGATAACGGAACCCTGCATTGCATCGGTTCTGGCCACGGCGAGGCCGGCGGTGGTGGCGACATCATCTTCGACAAGAAATTCGACAACTTCGAGCTTTCGCTTGAGTGGAAACTTCAGAAAGGCGGCAACAGCGGTATTTTCTACTTGGCCCGCGAAGACGAAGGCCAGCCGATCTGGAAAAGCGCTCCTGAGATGCAGGTGTTGGACCCTGGCCATATCGACTGGAATCTCGGTACGGACGGTAACCGTCGTGCGGGATCTCTTTACGATTTGATTTCGGCCCAGCCGCAGAACATGAAGTCTGGCGACTGGAACAAAGTGAAGATTACCGTTTTTAAAGGAACCGTTGTTCATAACATGAACGGCAAAAACGTTTTGGAATACCACCTCTGGACTGAGGACTGGAAGAACATGGTATTGAACAGTAAGTTCAAGAGCTATGACACGTTCCTTAACGTAGCCAAGTCTGGCTATATCGGATTGCAGGACCACGGTGACGACGTGTGGTACCGCAATATCAAAATCCGTAAAATGTAA
- a CDS encoding sugar porter family MFS transporter, translating to MRLVFYNLLTPNTSYPIPHTNHHKHQKKMTDNKLETPVMEPKATGAGMGYIYLLTAVAALGGLLFGYDTAVISGAIGPLRTYFGLDSMEMGWAASSALVGCMIGASIAGFASGRLGRKKSLLLAAVLFVASAIGSAIAMDFSEFIVYRIIGGVGVGIASMVSPMYIAEMAPAEMRGKLVSCNQLAIVIGMLVVYFVNYYISLQGDEDWLLNSGWRWMFGSEIIPAGLFFALLFFVPESPRWLAKEGREKEALSVLGKVSVNLDPSKALDEIRTSLAETTSNLEGMNWRNSKVVFLVFVGVMLSVFQQITGINVFMYYAPEIFKNLGSESDTAMLQTVMVGAVNLVFTVVAIFTVDKFGRKPLMLLGTAGMGICIVTIGTAAYFQNTDTWLLPFVLGYIACFAVSMGPVVWVLLSEIFPNKIRSGALSVAVAAQWISNYLVSQTFPLMMENDYLQAEFHGGFPFWVYGSMCVVAIAFIWKFVPETKGKSLEEMQKIWDL from the coding sequence TTGCGTCTTGTTTTCTACAATTTACTCACACCTAATACTTCATACCCAATACCTCATACCAATCACCATAAACACCAGAAAAAAATGACAGACAATAAATTGGAAACGCCGGTAATGGAGCCCAAGGCGACAGGTGCCGGCATGGGATACATATATCTGCTGACGGCCGTGGCTGCGCTGGGCGGTTTGCTTTTTGGGTACGATACCGCCGTGATTTCGGGTGCCATCGGGCCGCTTCGTACATATTTCGGCCTTGATTCCATGGAAATGGGCTGGGCGGCGTCCAGTGCTTTGGTCGGTTGTATGATCGGAGCCTCTATCGCCGGTTTTGCCAGTGGACGCCTTGGCCGTAAAAAGTCTTTGCTTTTGGCCGCTGTGCTGTTTGTGGCTTCGGCTATCGGTTCGGCCATCGCTATGGACTTTTCGGAATTTATCGTTTATCGTATTATCGGTGGTGTTGGTGTTGGTATCGCTTCAATGGTGTCGCCGATGTATATCGCTGAGATGGCTCCGGCCGAAATGCGCGGTAAACTGGTGTCTTGCAATCAGCTGGCTATCGTGATCGGGATGTTGGTTGTGTATTTTGTCAACTATTATATTTCCCTTCAGGGCGATGAGGATTGGCTGTTGAATTCGGGATGGCGTTGGATGTTCGGTTCCGAGATTATTCCGGCCGGTTTGTTCTTCGCTTTATTGTTTTTTGTTCCTGAAAGTCCGCGTTGGTTGGCAAAGGAAGGCCGCGAAAAGGAGGCTCTGTCGGTGTTGGGAAAAGTAAGCGTCAATCTGGACCCGAGCAAGGCTTTGGACGAGATCCGCACGAGCTTGGCCGAAACTACTTCTAACTTGGAAGGAATGAACTGGCGCAATTCCAAAGTGGTGTTTTTGGTGTTTGTGGGCGTTATGCTTTCGGTTTTCCAGCAGATTACCGGCATTAACGTGTTTATGTATTACGCCCCCGAAATCTTCAAAAACCTGGGAAGCGAATCCGATACCGCCATGCTTCAAACCGTTATGGTTGGGGCCGTGAACTTGGTCTTTACAGTAGTTGCTATTTTTACTGTGGATAAATTCGGACGCAAGCCTTTGATGCTGTTGGGTACTGCTGGCATGGGCATTTGTATCGTTACCATCGGTACGGCGGCTTATTTCCAGAATACTGACACTTGGCTGTTGCCTTTCGTGTTGGGTTATATCGCTTGTTTTGCGGTGTCTATGGGCCCCGTGGTTTGGGTATTGCTTTCGGAAATTTTCCCTAATAAAATCAGGAGCGGAGCGCTGTCGGTAGCTGTTGCTGCTCAGTGGATTTCCAATTATCTGGTATCGCAGACATTCCCGCTGATGATGGAAAACGATTATTTGCAAGCCGAATTCCACGGCGGATTTCCTTTCTGGGTTTACGGTTCTATGTGCGTTGTGGCTATTGCCTTCATATGGAAGTTCGTGCCCGAAACCAAAGGGAAATCTTTGGAGGAAATGCAAAAAATCTGGGACCTGTAA
- a CDS encoding PID-CTERM protein-sorting domain-containing protein produces MEKLILISFICLLLPSTNAFSQLGPGLPNDPDDPPSPNVPIDGGVGLLVGAGIGLGIKKVREAKKGSEKL; encoded by the coding sequence ATGGAAAAACTCATACTTATATCTTTCATTTGTTTATTGTTACCATCAACAAACGCCTTTTCCCAACTGGGTCCAGGTCTACCAAATGATCCAGACGATCCGCCCTCACCCAATGTTCCGATAGACGGTGGCGTAGGATTACTTGTAGGAGCGGGAATAGGGTTAGGCATCAAAAAAGTGCGAGAAGCGAAAAAGGGTTCGGAAAAATTGTAA
- a CDS encoding Gfo/Idh/MocA family oxidoreductase yields the protein MEKEKENNKKIKRRNILKGMVAVPVVGLAAWELDYFFRRRKNKKRKGIPFQFQEEENRSVDRSEIIKVGIIGAGIRGTHLMEGLGFVTPEHIDNLKKRLEKNPDDTRYKNFMEQPDLGIRITAVCDVFDVHAERAMLAASNAHRVGKDGKLEKPPKRYRTYTELLDDPEIDAVVIATPDHWHGTMTIEAAKRGKHVYVEKPITWKLDETYAVRDAVKKSGIVFQLGHQNRQIDSYRRASQLVDRGALGNITLMETTTNRNSPNGAWVYRIHPEASPKTIDWDQFIGPAPKHEFSKERFFRWRCWWDYSTGLIGDLFTHEFDVFNQLMKTGIPHSATTSGGIYHFKDGRTVPDVIQIALEFPEKDVTMLYSASLANGHYRGKKVMGSDATINLGSRMEFMVDGNSKKYRDLLKKGDVSASEPAYIYDPVKGIDGLSTATERYFAKRGLLATTRKGKNYSTHFLHMSEWLDAIRVNGDTSCNIDRGFEEGIATHMATAAYHERRTVFWDKDNEKIV from the coding sequence ATGGAGAAGGAGAAAGAGAATAATAAAAAAATAAAAAGGAGAAACATCCTGAAAGGGATGGTGGCCGTACCTGTTGTGGGCTTGGCTGCGTGGGAGTTGGATTATTTTTTCAGAAGACGAAAAAACAAAAAGCGTAAAGGTATTCCGTTCCAATTTCAGGAAGAAGAGAACCGGAGCGTGGACCGGAGCGAGATTATCAAAGTCGGGATTATCGGCGCCGGTATCCGCGGTACTCATTTGATGGAGGGTCTGGGGTTCGTGACGCCGGAACATATCGATAATCTGAAAAAACGATTGGAGAAAAATCCGGACGATACCCGCTACAAAAACTTTATGGAACAGCCCGATCTGGGCATCCGTATCACGGCCGTTTGCGACGTGTTTGACGTACATGCCGAGCGGGCCATGTTGGCGGCTTCCAACGCACATCGTGTAGGCAAAGACGGCAAATTGGAGAAACCGCCGAAGCGCTATCGCACTTATACGGAACTTTTGGACGATCCGGAGATTGATGCGGTAGTGATCGCCACGCCGGACCACTGGCACGGCACGATGACTATTGAGGCGGCCAAGCGTGGCAAACACGTTTACGTGGAAAAGCCGATTACTTGGAAATTGGACGAGACTTATGCCGTCCGCGATGCCGTAAAGAAAAGCGGAATAGTATTCCAGCTCGGCCACCAAAACCGTCAGATCGACAGCTACCGTCGTGCGTCTCAGCTGGTAGATCGAGGAGCTTTGGGGAATATTACCTTGATGGAAACCACGACAAACCGGAATTCGCCAAACGGCGCGTGGGTTTACCGAATCCATCCGGAAGCCAGCCCAAAGACGATCGATTGGGATCAGTTTATCGGTCCTGCGCCTAAGCACGAATTCAGCAAGGAGCGCTTTTTCCGCTGGCGTTGTTGGTGGGATTACAGCACGGGCCTTATCGGCGATTTGTTTACGCACGAGTTTGACGTATTCAATCAGCTGATGAAGACGGGTATTCCGCATTCGGCCACCACTTCGGGCGGAATTTACCATTTCAAAGACGGCCGTACCGTGCCCGACGTGATCCAGATCGCTTTGGAATTTCCTGAAAAGGACGTGACTATGCTTTATAGCGCCTCGCTGGCCAATGGCCATTATCGTGGCAAAAAAGTAATGGGTAGCGACGCCACCATCAATCTGGGAAGCCGGATGGAATTTATGGTGGACGGTAATTCCAAAAAATATCGTGACCTGCTGAAAAAAGGCGATGTAAGCGCCTCTGAGCCAGCCTATATTTATGACCCGGTAAAAGGAATCGACGGTTTGAGTACGGCGACGGAACGCTATTTCGCCAAACGCGGGCTTTTGGCAACTACCCGTAAGGGCAAGAATTACTCGACACACTTCCTGCATATGAGCGAGTGGCTCGACGCCATCCGCGTCAACGGCGACACCAGCTGTAATATCGACCGTGGTTTTGAAGAAGGTATCGCTACGCATATGGCTACGGCCGCTTACCATGAGCGCCGTACGGTGTTCTGGGACAAAGACAACGAAAAAATAGTTTAG
- a CDS encoding Gfo/Idh/MocA family protein — MNDQKKTKLSRRDFVAKSAVTLGGISILPSTVIAGLGHKAPSDKLNIAGVGVGGRGLSVLNAMNKENIVGLCDVDWHYSEKAFKTYPKAKRYKDFRKMLDEMKDIDAVMVATPDHTHALVAATAMMMGKHVYVEKPLTLSVSEARVLTNMAKEYKVATQMGNQGNSGEGVRSICEWIWSGKIGEVKEVKAWTNRPIWPQGLERPKGTPQPPSTLDWDLFLGPAKYRPYNPIYTPWNWRAWWDFGTGALGDMGCHILDPVVQALRLKYATSVEASSTQLNTESAPLASTIHFEFPKREKFGKVKMPELKVTWTDGGILPERPAEMLESERFDPSGGVIFEGTKGKIVCGCYGKNPMLLPSSEMDKFKRPKQTLRRIDQGHYMDWVRACKEDPSSRVEASSNFENAGPLTEMVLMGNLGLRLQSLKKKLLWDGDNMRFTNISDSEQIKVVTSDHFEVVNGHPIFDTKYATQNALEAAAGYVKPKYRKGWEIKPFA, encoded by the coding sequence ATGAACGACCAGAAGAAAACGAAACTCTCACGCAGGGATTTTGTCGCCAAGTCGGCGGTGACGCTAGGCGGAATCAGTATCTTGCCAAGCACCGTAATCGCGGGTTTGGGGCACAAGGCTCCCAGCGATAAGCTGAACATCGCCGGTGTTGGGGTCGGTGGCCGCGGGCTTTCGGTTCTCAATGCCATGAACAAGGAAAACATCGTGGGTCTTTGCGACGTGGATTGGCACTATTCGGAGAAGGCGTTCAAAACGTACCCGAAAGCCAAGCGCTACAAAGATTTCCGCAAGATGCTCGACGAAATGAAGGATATCGACGCGGTAATGGTTGCCACACCGGACCACACCCACGCGTTGGTAGCCGCCACGGCTATGATGATGGGCAAGCACGTTTACGTGGAAAAACCGTTGACACTTAGCGTTAGCGAGGCTCGCGTTTTGACCAATATGGCCAAAGAATACAAAGTGGCCACCCAAATGGGTAACCAAGGCAACTCAGGCGAAGGCGTAAGAAGTATCTGCGAGTGGATTTGGAGCGGAAAGATCGGTGAAGTGAAGGAAGTGAAGGCGTGGACAAACCGTCCGATCTGGCCACAAGGCCTTGAGCGTCCGAAGGGTACGCCGCAACCGCCGAGCACGTTGGATTGGGATCTTTTCCTCGGCCCGGCCAAGTACCGTCCGTACAACCCGATCTACACGCCTTGGAACTGGCGCGCGTGGTGGGACTTTGGTACTGGCGCATTGGGCGATATGGGATGCCATATCCTCGACCCGGTTGTTCAGGCTCTCCGCTTGAAGTACGCTACAAGCGTAGAAGCCAGCTCTACGCAGCTTAACACCGAGAGTGCTCCTCTAGCCTCGACTATCCATTTCGAATTTCCGAAAAGGGAGAAATTCGGCAAAGTTAAGATGCCCGAGCTTAAGGTTACCTGGACCGATGGGGGTATTCTTCCGGAGCGTCCGGCCGAGATGCTCGAAAGTGAGCGTTTCGATCCGAGCGGTGGCGTGATCTTCGAAGGAACCAAAGGAAAAATCGTTTGCGGATGCTATGGCAAGAACCCTATGCTCTTGCCGTCAAGCGAAATGGACAAGTTCAAGAGGCCTAAGCAGACTCTTCGTCGTATCGACCAAGGACACTACATGGACTGGGTTCGTGCCTGTAAGGAAGATCCGTCAAGCCGTGTAGAGGCCAGCTCTAACTTCGAGAACGCCGGACCATTGACCGAAATGGTATTGATGGGTAACCTCGGCCTGCGCCTGCAAAGCCTTAAGAAGAAACTCCTTTGGGACGGCGACAACATGCGTTTCACCAATATTTCGGACAGCGAACAGATCAAAGTTGTTACTTCGGATCACTTCGAGGTAGTGAACGGTCACCCGATTTTCGATACTAAGTACGCTACCCAAAACGCTCTGGAAGCGGCGGCCGGTTACGTTAAGCCGAAGTACCGCAAAGGTTGGGAAATCAAGCCTTTCGCATAA